The Flaviramulus sp. BrNp1-15 genome has a window encoding:
- a CDS encoding tetratricopeptide repeat protein, producing MKKQIIVALAFSISALSFAQKKELKTAEKAIKSNNYAEAKTALNQAESLMSAMDDKTKAKFYFLKGKALYAGGAGSINDVESSLENLGKVNGAYVAEIAQLKQEMANNLLTKGNAAYEKEDFSTSSKFFEKAYRVTEKDTVFLYYAAATAVNVKEYDRALTLYEELKGLGYTGIEKQFFATEVESGEEVVLDKNTRDLYVKAKSHIKPGERLTESKKPEIVKNIALIYVSQGDNDKALAAMKDARAESPEDINLILSEANVHYKMGNKDEFKNLLQKATQMDPTNPELQYNLGVISAESKELDQAKSYYEKAIELDPGYVNAYINLSALVLDQEQPLIDEMNGLGTSKADDLRYDELREKRQGLYREAIPYLTKALDLDNKNISAAKTLMNIYSILGETDKYKSMKEKVETLEGGQ from the coding sequence ATGAAAAAACAAATTATCGTTGCTTTAGCCTTTTCAATTAGTGCACTTTCATTTGCACAGAAAAAAGAATTGAAAACTGCAGAAAAAGCAATAAAATCAAATAATTATGCTGAAGCTAAAACTGCCTTGAATCAAGCAGAAAGCTTAATGTCTGCAATGGATGATAAGACTAAAGCAAAATTCTACTTTTTAAAAGGAAAAGCATTATATGCCGGTGGAGCTGGATCTATTAATGATGTTGAAAGCAGTTTAGAAAATTTAGGAAAAGTTAATGGAGCTTATGTTGCAGAAATTGCTCAACTAAAACAAGAAATGGCAAATAACTTGCTTACTAAAGGTAATGCAGCATACGAGAAAGAAGATTTCTCTACATCTTCTAAGTTTTTTGAAAAAGCATATAGAGTAACCGAAAAAGACACCGTGTTTTTATACTATGCAGCAGCAACTGCAGTTAATGTGAAAGAATATGATAGAGCTTTAACATTATATGAAGAACTTAAAGGTTTAGGATATACAGGTATTGAAAAACAATTCTTTGCTACTGAAGTTGAATCTGGTGAAGAAGTAGTTTTAGATAAAAACACAAGAGATCTTTATGTAAAAGCAAAAAGTCATATTAAACCAGGTGAGCGTTTAACAGAATCAAAAAAACCTGAAATAGTTAAAAATATTGCATTAATTTATGTTAGTCAAGGTGATAATGATAAAGCACTTGCGGCTATGAAAGATGCAAGAGCAGAAAGTCCAGAGGATATTAATTTAATATTATCTGAAGCCAATGTTCATTATAAAATGGGTAACAAAGATGAATTTAAAAATTTATTACAAAAGGCAACTCAAATGGATCCAACAAACCCTGAATTACAATATAATTTAGGTGTTATATCAGCAGAATCTAAAGAGTTAGACCAAGCTAAGTCTTATTACGAAAAAGCAATTGAATTAGATCCAGGATATGTTAATGCATATATAAATTTGTCTGCCTTAGTATTAGACCAAGAACAACCACTTATTGATGAAATGAATGGTTTAGGAACTTCAAAAGCTGATGATTTACGTTATGATGAGTTAAGAGAAAAAAGACAAGGTTTATATAGAGAAGCAATTCCTTATTTAACAAAAGCCTTAGATTTAGATAATAAAAACATTAGTGCAGCAAAAACACTTATGAATATTTACAGTATTTTAGGTGAGACTGATAAATATAAAAGTATGAAAGAAAAAGTTGAAACTCTTGAAGGAGGACAATAA
- a CDS encoding C40 family peptidase, producing MQYGICNLSIVPLRNEPTDVSELVSQVLYGEFFKILEQRKNWSKIRLAFDSYEGWVDNKQYFEITEEQYNNLNKETPKLSLDLVEFIEDSNSQLHPILLGSTLNGLSILNHKFDGQSINTKNAKDNLLKTAFMYLNAPYLWGGKTSFGIDCSGFTQMVYKLNGYNLLRDASQQATQGEALSFIEESEPGDLAFFDNSEGIITHVGIIMKDNYIIHAHGKVRIDRLDHSGIYNIDKKTHTHKLRVIKKVI from the coding sequence ATGCAATACGGAATTTGTAATTTAAGCATTGTTCCTCTTAGAAATGAACCTACAGATGTAAGTGAACTAGTTTCTCAAGTTCTTTATGGTGAATTTTTTAAAATATTAGAACAACGTAAAAATTGGAGTAAAATAAGATTAGCTTTTGATTCTTATGAAGGTTGGGTAGACAATAAACAATATTTTGAAATCACAGAAGAACAATACAACAACTTAAATAAAGAAACTCCAAAGTTATCCCTAGATTTAGTAGAATTTATTGAAGACAGCAATTCACAATTACACCCAATACTTTTAGGTTCTACTCTTAATGGATTATCTATACTAAACCATAAATTTGATGGTCAATCAATAAACACAAAAAACGCAAAAGACAACCTTTTAAAAACTGCGTTTATGTACTTAAATGCACCTTATTTATGGGGTGGAAAAACATCGTTTGGAATTGATTGTTCTGGTTTTACACAAATGGTATATAAACTTAACGGATATAATTTATTGCGTGATGCTTCTCAACAAGCTACACAAGGTGAAGCACTAAGTTTTATTGAAGAAAGCGAACCTGGTGATTTAGCTTTTTTTGATAATAGTGAAGGTATAATAACTCATGTTGGTATTATAATGAAAGACAACTACATTATACATGCACATGGTAAAGTTAGAATTGATAGATTAGACCATTCTGGAATTTATAATATTGATAAAAAAACACATACTCATAAATTACGGGTTATTAAAAAAGTAATATAA
- a CDS encoding acetyl-CoA C-acyltransferase: MYNEVVIVSAARTPIGSFLGGLSTIPAPNLGAIAIKGALNKISLKPELVDEVLMGNVVQAGTGQAPARQAAIYAGIPNTVPCTTVNKVCASGMKAVMQGAQSIALGDSKIIVAGGMENMSLIPHYLHARTGTKFGPTTLIDGMQKDGLVDAYDQNAMGVCADACATKYEFSREDQDAFAIQSYKRSAAAWEAGKFNNEVVPVEVPQRRGEPILVSKDEEFTNVKMDKIPQLRPAFTKDGTVTAANASTINDGAGAVVLMSRKKADELGLKVLATIKSYADAAHEPEWFTTAPAKALPKALDKAGIKLNDVEYFEFNEAFSVVGLANMKILGLNDSNVNVNGGAVSLGHPLGCSGVRIIITLLNVLEQNNAKIGAAAICNGGGGASAIIIERN; the protein is encoded by the coding sequence ATGTATAACGAAGTAGTTATTGTTTCTGCTGCCAGAACACCAATTGGCAGTTTTTTAGGAGGTTTATCAACTATTCCAGCTCCAAATTTAGGAGCCATAGCCATAAAAGGCGCTTTAAACAAAATAAGTTTAAAACCTGAATTAGTAGACGAAGTTTTAATGGGCAATGTTGTTCAAGCAGGAACAGGACAAGCACCAGCAAGACAAGCTGCTATTTATGCGGGTATACCTAATACTGTGCCATGTACAACTGTTAACAAAGTGTGTGCATCTGGTATGAAAGCTGTTATGCAAGGAGCTCAATCTATAGCACTTGGAGATTCTAAAATAATTGTAGCTGGAGGAATGGAAAATATGAGCTTAATACCTCATTATTTACATGCACGTACAGGTACAAAATTTGGCCCTACTACGTTAATTGATGGTATGCAGAAAGATGGACTTGTTGATGCTTACGACCAAAATGCTATGGGAGTTTGTGCAGATGCTTGTGCAACAAAATATGAGTTTTCCAGAGAAGATCAGGATGCGTTTGCAATACAATCATACAAACGATCTGCAGCTGCTTGGGAAGCTGGAAAATTTAATAATGAAGTTGTACCTGTTGAAGTACCTCAACGTCGCGGAGAACCCATTTTAGTATCGAAAGATGAAGAGTTTACTAATGTGAAAATGGATAAAATTCCTCAATTACGTCCTGCTTTTACAAAAGATGGTACGGTAACTGCCGCAAATGCATCTACTATAAATGATGGAGCTGGTGCAGTAGTTTTAATGAGTAGAAAAAAAGCTGATGAACTAGGGTTAAAAGTTTTGGCAACTATAAAAAGTTATGCTGATGCTGCTCACGAACCTGAGTGGTTTACAACTGCTCCCGCAAAAGCTTTACCTAAAGCATTAGATAAAGCTGGAATTAAACTAAATGACGTTGAATACTTTGAGTTTAATGAAGCGTTTTCTGTAGTTGGTTTAGCTAATATGAAGATTTTAGGATTAAATGATAGTAATGTAAACGTAAATGGGGGTGCCGTGTCTTTGGGACATCCATTAGGTTGTTCTGGAGTTAGAATAATTATTACGCTTTTAAATGTTTTAGAACAAAACAATGCCAAAATTGGTGCAGCAGCTATTTGTAATGGTGGCGGTGGTGCTTCTGCAATTATTATTGAACGAAATTAA
- a CDS encoding HD family phosphohydrolase, producing the protein MKDFINKLYRNHSLIYKGLLFISTTFLIVYLFPKSGKFKYNFERGKPWQSENLQAPFDFAIKKTDAEIDSEKKELVNKIPLYFDLDNKVKNSVESAYETQFRNAFSDSISNRVYNNLFKVGKNIISELYEFGILSENYDFQKDRSVSILDGREKVKDGFYSNLIQQDEVSSKIDKILSDNNYTSFKTNFVSLFFDLIEPNITYNKSFTDKVLEDELAKISHTRGSIAEETLIVSKGEVVDGETYQILKSLQSEYESQVWSKSNYVWVVFAYTLLVALALLMLLLFLRKYRVSVFENNTKVTFIFFNIALLIFITTLVVNYNSKYIYIVPICILPLVFKAFFDARLGLFAHVLTVLLIGFIVPNSYEYMFLQIIAGIVTILTVSELYKRANLFISVGQITLIYIIAYFAFFVIHEGSVEELKWETFIWFILCGLATLFVQPLIYIYEKLFGLVSDVSLLELSDTNSKLLKELSNKAPGTFHHSLNVANLAEACANEIGANAMLVRVGALYHDIGKMKNPTLFTENQSTGINPHDELSSHESARIIIDHVISGIEIARKNNLPDRVIDFIRTHHGTSIVYYFYMQEKKDYPEVDKQDFSYPGPKPFSKETAILMMSDSIEAASKSLKEPTSTKIEAFVENIINKQIEDGQFLNANITFKEIQSIKKVLKSKLANIYHLRIEYPE; encoded by the coding sequence ATGAAAGACTTTATAAATAAACTTTACAGAAACCACTCCTTAATTTATAAAGGCTTATTGTTTATATCTACCACGTTTTTAATTGTGTATTTATTCCCAAAAAGTGGAAAATTTAAATATAATTTTGAAAGAGGTAAACCATGGCAATCTGAAAATTTACAAGCACCGTTTGATTTTGCTATTAAAAAAACAGATGCAGAAATTGATTCTGAAAAAAAAGAATTAGTTAATAAAATACCTTTATATTTTGACTTAGATAATAAAGTAAAAAACTCTGTAGAAAGCGCTTATGAAACTCAATTTAGAAACGCTTTCTCAGATTCTATTTCTAATCGAGTTTATAATAATTTATTTAAAGTAGGAAAAAATATTATCTCAGAGTTGTATGAGTTTGGGATTTTAAGCGAGAACTACGATTTTCAGAAAGATAGATCAGTATCGATACTTGATGGTAGAGAAAAGGTAAAAGATGGTTTTTATTCAAATTTAATTCAGCAAGATGAGGTATCATCAAAAATTGATAAAATCTTATCTGATAACAATTATACAAGTTTTAAAACCAACTTTGTTTCTTTGTTTTTTGATCTAATAGAACCCAATATCACCTATAACAAGTCGTTTACAGACAAAGTATTGGAAGATGAATTAGCGAAAATTTCACATACACGAGGTAGTATTGCAGAAGAAACCTTAATCGTTTCTAAAGGAGAGGTTGTTGATGGTGAAACGTATCAGATTTTAAAATCTTTACAATCTGAATACGAATCACAGGTTTGGAGCAAATCAAATTATGTTTGGGTTGTTTTTGCTTATACCTTATTGGTAGCTTTAGCTTTACTTATGTTGCTTTTATTTTTAAGGAAATATAGGGTTTCTGTATTTGAAAATAATACTAAAGTCACTTTTATATTCTTTAACATAGCATTATTAATATTTATAACCACTTTGGTTGTTAATTACAATTCGAAATATATTTATATTGTTCCTATTTGTATTTTGCCTTTAGTCTTTAAAGCCTTTTTCGATGCTAGATTAGGGCTTTTTGCACATGTGCTTACTGTACTTTTAATAGGTTTTATTGTGCCAAATAGTTATGAGTATATGTTTCTGCAAATTATTGCAGGAATTGTAACTATTTTAACGGTTTCAGAGTTATACAAGCGTGCAAATTTATTTATTTCAGTTGGGCAAATAACACTTATTTATATTATAGCTTACTTTGCTTTTTTTGTAATTCATGAAGGAAGTGTAGAAGAGCTTAAATGGGAAACCTTTATATGGTTTATTCTTTGTGGTTTAGCAACTTTATTTGTACAGCCATTAATTTACATTTATGAAAAACTTTTTGGGTTAGTTTCTGATGTATCACTATTGGAATTATCTGATACTAATTCAAAATTACTTAAAGAACTCTCAAATAAAGCACCGGGTACTTTTCACCATTCACTTAATGTGGCCAATTTAGCCGAAGCTTGTGCAAACGAAATTGGTGCCAATGCTATGTTAGTTAGGGTAGGAGCATTGTATCATGACATTGGAAAAATGAAAAATCCAACGTTATTCACCGAGAATCAATCTACGGGTATTAACCCACATGATGAATTATCTTCTCATGAGAGTGCTAGAATAATTATAGATCATGTAATTAGTGGAATTGAGATAGCTAGGAAAAATAATTTACCAGACAGAGTTATTGATTTTATTAGAACTCATCACGGAACAAGCATTGTATATTATTTTTATATGCAAGAAAAAAAGGATTATCCAGAAGTAGATAAGCAAGACTTTAGTTATCCAGGGCCAAAACCATTTAGTAAAGAAACTGCTATTTTAATGATGAGTGATAGTATTGAAGCTGCTTCTAAAAGTTTAAAAGAGCCAACTTCTACAAAAATTGAAGCATTTGTTGAAAATATTATAAATAAACAAATTGAAGATGGTCAATTCTTAAATGCAAATATTACTTTTAAAGAAATTCAATCCATTAAAAAAGTGCTAAAGAGCAAGCTTGCAAATATTTACCATTTAAGAATAGAATACCCAGAATAA
- a CDS encoding glycoside hydrolase family 27 protein has translation MKKTTLLLLLLFSFNLFAQKFDGLAKTPPLGWNSWNTFATNINEQLVKDIADKFVELGLKEAGYEYIVLDDGWMAKERDGNGNLIADPEKFPSGMKALAEYIHSKGLKFGLYNCAGSKTCAGYPGSRGFEYQDALAYASWDVDYLKYDWCNTGKINAESAYITMRDALYNAKRPVVFSICEWGDNEPWKWAKNIGHLWRVTGDIINCWDCEVGHGSWSSSGIWKIINMRKDIRKVAGPGHWNDFDMMEVGNGMTDAEDRSHFAMWSMLASPLIMGNDLRTATKETIKTLTNKEVIAVNQDKLGIQGFRFTNENNIEIWLKPLENDAWAMTFINMTDSPVNINHDWKKHNISDDLNGKYVDMKNTNFKIRDLYNHKNLGDTSKNLQATIGTHDVLMVRLEKI, from the coding sequence ATGAAAAAAACAACTCTACTACTATTACTATTATTTTCATTTAATCTTTTTGCACAAAAGTTTGATGGATTAGCAAAAACTCCACCTTTAGGTTGGAACAGCTGGAATACTTTTGCAACAAACATAAATGAACAATTAGTTAAAGACATTGCCGATAAGTTTGTAGAACTGGGATTAAAAGAAGCCGGTTACGAATATATCGTACTAGATGATGGTTGGATGGCTAAAGAACGGGATGGAAATGGGAATTTGATTGCAGACCCTGAGAAATTCCCTAGTGGAATGAAAGCGCTTGCAGAATATATCCATTCTAAAGGGTTAAAATTTGGGCTATACAACTGTGCGGGCTCCAAAACTTGTGCTGGTTACCCAGGAAGCCGTGGTTTTGAGTATCAAGATGCGCTTGCATATGCTTCGTGGGATGTAGACTATTTAAAATACGATTGGTGTAATACTGGTAAAATAAATGCAGAAAGCGCATATATTACGATGAGAGATGCTTTATATAATGCTAAAAGACCTGTTGTATTCAGTATTTGTGAATGGGGTGATAATGAACCTTGGAAATGGGCAAAAAATATAGGTCATCTATGGCGAGTAACTGGAGACATTATTAATTGTTGGGATTGCGAAGTTGGTCACGGTAGTTGGTCTTCCTCTGGTATTTGGAAAATAATCAATATGAGAAAAGATATTCGTAAAGTTGCTGGACCAGGACATTGGAATGATTTTGATATGATGGAGGTAGGAAATGGAATGACCGATGCCGAAGACAGAAGCCATTTTGCTATGTGGAGCATGTTAGCGTCACCACTAATTATGGGTAACGATTTAAGAACAGCTACAAAAGAAACTATAAAAACATTAACTAATAAAGAAGTTATTGCTGTAAATCAAGATAAATTAGGTATTCAAGGGTTTCGTTTTACCAACGAAAACAATATAGAAATTTGGTTAAAACCTCTTGAAAATGATGCTTGGGCAATGACTTTTATAAATATGACTGATTCTCCAGTAAACATTAATCATGATTGGAAAAAACATAATATTAGTGATGATTTAAATGGAAAATATGTTGATATGAAAAATACCAATTTTAAAATAAGAGATTTGTATAATCACAAAAACTTAGGAGATACATCAAAAAATCTTCAAGCTACAATAGGTACACATGACGTTTTAATGGTTAGACTAGAAAAAATATAA
- a CDS encoding glycan-binding surface protein, whose translation MKTTKILYRFICILVLSFIVSSCKDDDDVLNQQLSENPQNISEILAADSEFSTLSSALTQVGLDDVLSTTTTYTVFAPNDNAFSGVDISTLTDDQLSNVLLNHVLSTVTPDFASTMETGYLTSLATGPDGLNLSFYTNTSGDITLNGMGALVDGAYDKGATNGIVHGVDGILLPPTIIDHVNANPDYSTLAEAIELSGLTDALIESDPSNDNYPFTLFAPNNTAFEGLMIELNGAFGWETLADIPTDVLQQVLLYHVVSGSNVLSAEIDGTTQATMQGESFSISGTLIDDASYNNSGISLTDIQGVNGIVHGIDKVLLPEGVFQSVLGATLNLVERANDRGFTSFLAAVEKAGLTETISTEELTIFTPNNDAFVALFATINNFESLDDFDTPEEIAALSELLQYHVYAGSLMASGLSDGEAITMLYGDTITPDLSGDSPRLIPSFEDAIPSGIVTTNIGATNGILHEINRVLIPDALVSVLGIDTGEGGLCEVGDPALVFFDWDANGPWWGNVAVENTASLSIDGSAYGRANFQTGGTGWQDLFWRNDPSTFNGASVVGANLTEYALKFDINIIEPIAAGAFRIRFNDADGVDAFYDWAPWNDTGEPFSTDGWETIEIPLSVLGQPDFSLVDSEFGMAFEGADILLNFAIDNVRFDTPGCGGPDPVADTDLVFFDWDANGPWWGNVGVENDPSITLDGSQYGRANFQTGGTGWQDLFWRNDASTFNGAATVGANVSAYSLKFDIYTLEPLTAGAFRIRFNDADGVDAFYDWAPWNDTGEAFDTDGGWTTVTIPCSLLGVPDFSLVDSEFGMAFEGADVLLNFAIDNVRFEAN comes from the coding sequence ATGAAAACAACCAAAATATTATATAGATTTATATGCATTCTAGTGTTGTCATTTATAGTGTCATCATGTAAAGATGATGATGATGTATTAAATCAACAACTTAGTGAAAACCCACAAAATATTTCAGAAATTTTAGCTGCAGATTCTGAATTCTCTACGTTATCGTCTGCATTAACTCAAGTTGGTTTAGATGATGTTTTAAGCACAACAACAACCTACACTGTTTTTGCACCTAATGATAATGCATTTTCAGGTGTAGATATTTCTACACTTACAGATGATCAACTCTCAAATGTACTTTTAAACCATGTTTTAAGTACTGTTACTCCAGATTTTGCATCAACTATGGAAACTGGATATTTAACATCTCTAGCTACAGGTCCAGATGGACTAAACTTAAGTTTTTACACTAATACAAGTGGAGATATTACATTGAATGGTATGGGAGCTTTAGTTGACGGAGCATATGATAAAGGAGCTACTAATGGCATTGTTCATGGTGTTGATGGCATATTACTACCTCCAACAATTATAGATCATGTAAATGCAAATCCAGATTATTCAACATTAGCAGAAGCTATTGAACTATCTGGTTTAACAGATGCTCTTATCGAATCAGATCCTTCAAACGATAATTACCCTTTTACATTATTTGCTCCAAACAACACAGCTTTTGAAGGTTTAATGATAGAACTTAATGGAGCTTTTGGCTGGGAAACTTTAGCAGATATCCCTACAGATGTTCTTCAACAGGTTTTATTGTATCATGTAGTTTCTGGTTCTAATGTTTTATCAGCAGAAATAGATGGAACTACTCAAGCTACAATGCAAGGCGAATCATTTTCAATAAGCGGTACATTAATAGACGATGCTTCATACAATAATTCTGGTATTAGTTTAACAGATATTCAAGGTGTAAACGGTATTGTTCATGGAATTGATAAGGTTTTACTCCCAGAAGGTGTTTTTCAATCTGTTTTAGGAGCTACACTTAACTTAGTTGAAAGAGCTAACGATAGAGGGTTTACGTCTTTTTTAGCGGCAGTAGAAAAAGCAGGATTAACCGAAACAATATCTACTGAAGAATTAACAATTTTCACCCCAAACAATGATGCTTTTGTTGCCTTATTTGCAACAATAAATAACTTTGAAAGTTTGGATGACTTTGATACTCCTGAAGAAATAGCAGCTTTAAGTGAATTATTACAATATCATGTTTACGCTGGTAGCTTAATGGCCAGTGGATTATCTGATGGTGAAGCAATAACGATGCTTTATGGAGACACAATTACTCCAGATTTATCTGGTGATTCACCTCGATTAATACCATCTTTTGAAGATGCAATCCCATCTGGTATTGTAACAACCAATATTGGTGCTACAAATGGTATTCTACATGAAATAAATAGAGTTTTAATACCCGATGCATTAGTTAGTGTTTTAGGCATAGATACAGGTGAAGGTGGATTGTGTGAAGTTGGTGACCCTGCATTAGTTTTCTTTGATTGGGATGCTAACGGACCATGGTGGGGTAATGTCGCAGTTGAAAATACCGCATCTTTAAGTATTGACGGTAGTGCCTATGGTAGAGCCAACTTCCAAACAGGTGGCACTGGTTGGCAAGATTTATTCTGGAGAAATGATCCAAGCACTTTTAATGGAGCTTCTGTTGTAGGAGCAAATTTGACTGAATACGCTTTAAAATTTGACATCAATATTATTGAACCTATAGCAGCTGGAGCATTTAGAATTCGTTTCAATGATGCTGATGGTGTAGATGCTTTTTACGATTGGGCTCCTTGGAATGATACTGGTGAACCTTTTTCTACTGATGGTTGGGAAACAATTGAAATTCCATTATCTGTTTTAGGCCAACCAGACTTCAGCTTGGTTGACAGCGAATTCGGAATGGCATTTGAAGGTGCTGATATATTACTAAACTTTGCTATAGATAACGTACGTTTCGACACACCTGGTTGTGGTGGTCCAGATCCTGTTGCAGATACAGATTTAGTGTTTTTTGATTGGGATGCTAACGGTCCATGGTGGGGTAATGTTGGAGTAGAAAATGATCCCTCCATTACTTTAGATGGTAGTCAATATGGTAGAGCAAACTTCCAAACAGGTGGTACTGGTTGGCAAGATTTGTTCTGGAGAAATGATGCTAGCACTTTTAATGGTGCCGCTACTGTTGGTGCTAATGTTTCAGCTTATTCACTGAAATTTGATATATACACATTAGAGCCACTAACTGCTGGTGCATTCAGAATTCGTTTTAATGATGCTGATGGTGTGGATGCTTTTTACGATTGGGCACCATGGAATGACACCGGTGAAGCTTTTGATACAGACGGTGGTTGGACAACTGTTACTATACCTTGCTCATTATTAGGTGTTCCTGATTTTAGTTTGGTTGATAGTGAATTTGGAATGGCATTTGAAGGTGCTGATGTACTTTTAAACTTTGCAATTGACAATGTTCGTTTTGAGGCGAATTAA
- a CDS encoding RagB/SusD family nutrient uptake outer membrane protein, which translates to MKNLFEKKLILILVFALTLASCGEDFLDRPPEDSYNVDEFYQTIEQVEVATNALYAAPWFNFNTNTIWCIGELSSGNGRTWDPRNADFTNFAINGNHSTLTQAWESLYAVIGQSNFVINTLPDAAGPEIPLAVVNNAVGEARFIRATAYFYLVRIFGSVPIIADNNDFVLEPVVPRNLVEDIYKFIRLDLEYAIENCYQKIRGANFDENGKVSSGSAKAMLAKVYLYEENYPMAYQMADEVITSGEFRLFGGDAEDGDPSGSYYDLFTPENDNNPESIFALQWTSSSRYAEGNGIQSLFGPGGGFTGGSDGWSAIGPSPDLLEAYEDGDLRYYATITEPGAEYPDLNGGYTVPDNVDFQGSGHGLKKYVVGSNDAVARDDGSGQTTTSNNTYILRYGDLLLIHAEAALKGGGPAARGIESFNKIRRRAGLDEIASPTLDDVFQERRIELAFEFEFWYDIVRQGPSFAIDFLSNTDRGTFDSSVTPAVLNSEFFDASVDDLLFPYPTTETQNNPALLEAPVPYDGFN; encoded by the coding sequence ATGAAAAATTTATTTGAAAAAAAATTGATACTTATCTTAGTATTTGCGCTAACACTAGCTTCTTGTGGTGAAGATTTTTTAGATAGACCACCAGAAGATTCATATAATGTTGATGAATTTTATCAAACAATTGAGCAGGTAGAGGTAGCTACAAATGCCTTATATGCTGCACCTTGGTTTAACTTTAATACGAATACCATTTGGTGTATAGGAGAACTAAGTTCAGGTAACGGACGTACATGGGATCCAAGAAATGCAGATTTTACAAACTTTGCTATAAATGGTAACCACAGTACTTTAACTCAAGCTTGGGAATCTTTATATGCTGTAATTGGGCAATCTAATTTTGTAATAAACACATTACCTGATGCTGCTGGCCCTGAAATTCCTCTTGCTGTAGTTAATAATGCAGTTGGAGAGGCTAGATTTATAAGAGCTACAGCTTACTTTTATTTGGTAAGGATATTTGGTTCTGTTCCTATTATTGCAGATAATAATGATTTTGTACTAGAACCAGTAGTTCCACGAAATTTAGTGGAAGATATTTATAAGTTTATCAGATTAGATTTAGAATATGCTATAGAAAATTGTTATCAGAAAATTAGAGGTGCAAATTTTGATGAAAATGGAAAAGTTTCAAGTGGATCTGCTAAGGCTATGCTTGCTAAAGTTTATTTATATGAAGAAAATTATCCGATGGCATACCAAATGGCAGACGAAGTAATAACTTCTGGAGAATTTAGATTATTCGGAGGTGATGCTGAAGATGGAGATCCATCAGGTAGTTATTATGATTTATTTACTCCTGAGAATGATAACAACCCTGAATCTATTTTTGCCTTACAATGGACAAGCTCAAGTAGATATGCAGAAGGTAACGGCATACAATCTTTATTTGGTCCTGGCGGTGGTTTTACTGGAGGTTCAGATGGCTGGTCTGCAATTGGTCCTTCTCCAGATTTATTAGAAGCTTATGAAGACGGTGATTTAAGATACTATGCCACAATTACAGAACCTGGTGCTGAATATCCAGATTTAAATGGCGGTTATACAGTTCCTGATAATGTTGACTTCCAAGGTTCAGGACATGGATTAAAAAAATATGTAGTGGGAAGTAATGACGCCGTAGCCAGAGATGATGGAAGTGGGCAAACAACAACTTCAAACAATACTTATATTTTAAGATACGGAGATCTATTATTAATACATGCAGAAGCAGCCCTAAAAGGTGGTGGTCCTGCAGCAAGAGGTATAGAATCATTCAACAAAATTAGACGTAGAGCAGGATTAGATGAAATAGCAAGTCCTACTTTAGATGATGTTTTCCAAGAAAGAAGAATTGAATTAGCTTTTGAGTTTGAATTTTGGTATGATATAGTCCGTCAGGGTCCAAGCTTTGCAATAGATTTTTTAAGTAATACAGATAGAGGTACTTTTGATAGTAGTGTAACACCTGCAGTTTTAAATTCAGAATTTTTTGATGCTAGTGTAGATGATTTATTGTTTCCTTATCCAACAACTGAAACTCAAAACAATCCTGCATTGTTAGAAGCTCCAGTTCCTTATGATGGTTTTAATTAA